The following nucleotide sequence is from Corylus avellana chromosome ca7, CavTom2PMs-1.0.
GCCGAGGACGACGAGGACGAGGAGCAATTGCGTGACGAGAATGTCGTTGGGCTTGACCAGAGCGTCATCAACTCCTACCCCAAGTTCCCGTACTTTCGTGGGGATGGGAATATGGGTAGCAATAGCACGACGTGCTCGATCTGCTTGTGCGAGTACAAGGAGTCGGAGATGCTGAGGATGATGCCCGAGTGCCGGCACTACTTCCACTTGTGCTGCctcgacgcctggctgaagctgaacggctcgtgcccGGTTTGCAGGAACTCGCCGCTGCCGACCccgctgtccacgccgctctcggaggtcgttCCGCTCTCGCAGTACGCCGcggatcggaggcggaggaggtgataagatttgtgggtttttctttttgggtttttttttctccgtttcttcttgggtggtggtgggtggtttggggttttgccgtttgatgtgtttgtttggttgcccagaaaaatgtataaatatttttggatagatAGGTATTGGGGTTTCTGTTTTTTGCCGAATTAtggtttgtgtttgatgaaattagagCAGAAAAAGTATCTTCATCTTATGAAACAGATGGGTGTTGGTCTTTCACATAATATTGAATTCTGGGATTGAATCATTTTTGCCAAATGCATGGGAATTGGGATGTACATATGcatcaccttttttttcttatccaaTTTCAAAGAATTAACCTGCTTCATTCTCagtatcttctaattctttgcATTAGATTGCAATCCTTGAACGAAATTCTTTCACTTTGTGTATATTTGTaaatttctgtgttttttttttttttcatctcttcttccaattctaTCTTCTTTCAGTGTGATTTCTGATTACATGCACAAGTCAACACACTGGCATCTGACCCATTGCAATTCCAGTATTCCAAttcgtttttattttctgttgttatttggAAATACTATTCCTTTTTTAAGTTCATTTACGTTGTATTTGCAACAGGATTTTGCTGTTTTCGCAGCAGAAAACGACTAATCTTTAATGTAACAGTTATATATAGAGGTGGATTAAGGGTAACAGTCCTTAATGTTAATGATGTATTTTGTtaaactcttttattttattttatcaaatcaaaaacacaaaaatactcccaaacacttttcaaaaaacaaaaaaaacaattttactttatgtcacatcaaaatattcttttaaattcaaaacaaaaaaataccttCAGACTACAGTAACACTCAAAAGCATGCaagaataacatatatatatatatatatatatatatatatgtttatgagAATTATATTCTGACGGATTTCTGGTATGTTTTGTTGATTAATTTGTTTtaggggtgttttttttttatttgatttaaaaaaatgtttttatgtgacataaaagtagaaactaattttatattttgaaaatgttttgtattttgcattgttggttaatatttttatattaaaaacagaaacaaaaaagcagaaagcataaattttaaGGAAGccttgaggttttttttttttttaaagtatatattCTTGAGTTTATGTTTGTCGGAATATAAAAATTTCTTGCAATTCAAGCACTGCCAGTAACATCCTTCTTCGACGTTGCCAGTAATTGCAAATTCAGTATTTCCGAAGCTTCACAGAAAACTAAGAGATAATTCATTTTATGGTGAAAACTTTGGTAAAATCTAATTATTATATagcacaaatattattttttcatttatatatatttttcaaataaactatTAAACCTGTGAAGCTACGTAAAATCTCGATGACCATTAAAcggctcctctccatttctaTTCCAAGCATAGAAAAGCTGCGATTGCTTTAATGGTACTACCAGTCTACAATTGCCTGCGCAAACTAAATTATGATGAGGCCTCTAGATTTGTAGCAGTGCCTGAAGGCCCAGAAGTCTGCTAAAACAAGGTACTAATTAAGTAAGCCAATGTGCCTTGAAGGACTACAAACTTTtagaattgaaatttgaaagtaaATTAAAGTACTTCAAATAAACAACTGGAAAATTAATCCTCCCAAGTTGATCAGCAGaagcaaaataataagaaaataggATTACTAGACTCTGATCTCAATATCCTCCAATACCCATTTCTTCAGCAACACTcgaatatataatattacttgAGTCAGTATCAACCCCCTCCCCCACCTGTTTCTTTCATCCCAGGCAAAGTTTTCAGCTTCCAGCTTTCAGCTTTCATCTCAGGTACATGCCATTTTGCCCATTTTACTGTAAAGATATCATTTGAATTTCCATAAATCCACATGTTAAATCATCTTGTTCTCAGAAATTCATATGGTATTCATGATTTGTTAAGAGTAGTTCTAGAACTGTGACTACTGCCGCTGTTCTTTCTGCTGAAGGGAACAAACAACCttagaattttcaaattcaGTCTTGGAAGAAGGACAGAGATGcgaaaaccaaacatttttatGATGAAGTTTGGGGCTCGCAAGCCAATCTTTATACTGCTGATCTTTGCCATTCTCATCTCTGTTGCCACCTTCTCCAAATTCTACTCCCTCAGATCACTTTTTCTTGCTGACACCTTCTGCAACCGAGTGAACCATGTGATCAGCCAAACTGGAAATGGAAGAGAAGTCAGCAGGATTACCATCCAGACAGTAATTCAGAAAATCCAACAGGAAATGAGTACGATGAGAGATATGCGGACTGAATCATCCTCTGCAGCATCTCTGTTGAGACACAGTGCTTTTCTTGCTGACATCTTGGGGCTTGTCGAGTCGATGCAGGCGTCTTTGCCATTCAGTGAAGAAGCTCATCAGCGGAACAAACCCAATGAGCCTGCTGATTATTTCTTCATTGAAGAGATTCGTAAGTATGTCAAAATGAAACCCAACAGATTAGGAAAACAGAACTTCATGGGAGCCAATGGAACTTTCACTAGCATTGGCCACGCTTGTTTTGCCATGAAGAAAGAGATCgaagaatacatggattatGATGTTGGTGATATCTGCAATGATGACTGGAAACTAGCTCAAAAGCTGATGGTTCATGGCTGCGATCCGTTACCAAGGAGGAGATGCTTCTCCAGAGCGCCGCAGCTATATGGCAAGCCATTTCCCATCAACGAGTCAATGTGGAAACTCCCTGACAGCAGAAATGTCCGATGGAGTCAGTATCGATGCAAGAACTTCACTTGCCTGGCAAGAAATTCCTCCGGCAAGGGATTCTTCAAATGTGCAGATTGCTTCAATCTTTCTTCCCACGAAGTCCCCAGATGGATTCAACATGTAAACTTGCAGCCCAATGCGAATCTGACCACTGCAGATTTCCTTATACCTGAAGTGCTTGGTATATATCGTTAAATCACTAGCTCTCTGATACTAtcttaaatcaccacttattttaattaatttatattctaacaggtgTCAAGCCGGGAGAGATCAGAATCGGATTGGATTTCAGTGTTGGAACAGGGACTTTTGCAGCAAGGATGAGGGAGTTCAATGTGACAATAGTCTCAGCAACTATCAATCTAGGGGCACCCTTCAGTGAAATGATAGCTCTTCGAGGACTCGTCCCTCTCTACTTGACAATAAACCAGCGGCTCCCATTCTTCGATAACACACTGGATATGATTCACACCACAAGATTTCTGGATGGCTGGATTGATTTTGTGCTGCTGGACTTTATATTGTATGATTGGGATAGAGTTCTAAGGCCTGGGGGTTTGCTGTGGATTGACAGCTTTTTCTGCTTGAAAGAAGATCTGGATGATTACATAAAAGCCTTCAGGATGTTAAGGTATAAAAAGCATAAATGGGCTGTGGTTCCAAAGCTGGATAAAGATGATAGAGAGGTGTTCTTTTCAGCTGTACTGGAGAAGCCACCTCGACCTTTCAGATAAGTGTACATAAATGGAGAGTAGCATCCTGCGTTGAGGATGTTAATTTTACATCTTTGAACATTATATTGTTGATACTTTGAACATTTGATAGCCGTAAGCATATCTCTAAATCtcaagtttttttaaatttacttgAAAATAGTTGGAAGAGACTGGTGAATTAGCATAATGATATTGGTATTAGGTAGCTAAGTACTtgaatttgtatatatatatatatatatattaccccATATAAGGAGAATGGGAAAGGGATGATCAGTAGCCCACTTTCCATGAAAAAAGGTGGGTGGCGAGCCTATGGGTGTGTTACgtgtgtagcattattcttttatgaGTATGTGAATTTTTCACCAAGGACTCTTGCTGCACAAAATTTTACTAGCACTTACATTCTTTCTGCAACTGTGTACTCTGATAGTTATTGTTAGGTCCAAACTTGGTCACGCACGGACTGGGCGGCTCATCCTTTCTGGTTGGGCAGCTTATTTTCTTGCAAAATGAAACGCGCCGTCAACAAGCTTTCGGTCCTCTGATGACCAAGTCAGCGTACTTAAGACTTTTGAGGGAgtaaaaagagaagagagaaagagag
It contains:
- the LOC132187320 gene encoding LOW QUALITY PROTEIN: RING-H2 finger protein ATL67 (The sequence of the model RefSeq protein was modified relative to this genomic sequence to represent the inferred CDS: deleted 1 base in 1 codon); its protein translation is MSTPPPSTPAYLTNLGLGYAIAVALGFLVLLSTILLASISAAAHRSQAHNYNNHHNHRDSHHNNNNPNDGIILPRIIFVAEDDEDEEQLRDENVVGLDQSVINSYPKFPYFRGDGNMGSNSTTCSICLCEYKESEMLRMMPECRHYFHLCCLDAWLKLNGSCPVCRNSPLPTPLSTPLSEVVPLSQYAADRRRRR
- the LOC132187319 gene encoding probable methyltransferase At1g29790; this encodes MRKPNIFMMKFGARKPIFILLIFAILISVATFSKFYSLRSLFLADTFCNRVNHVISQTGNGREVSRITIQTVIQKIQQEMSTMRDMRTESSSAASLLRHSAFLADILGLVESMQASLPFSEEAHQRNKPNEPADYFFIEEIRKYVKMKPNRLGKQNFMGANGTFTSIGHACFAMKKEIEEYMDYDVGDICNDDWKLAQKLMVHGCDPLPRRRCFSRAPQLYGKPFPINESMWKLPDSRNVRWSQYRCKNFTCLARNSSGKGFFKCADCFNLSSHEVPRWIQHVNLQPNANLTTADFLIPEVLGVKPGEIRIGLDFSVGTGTFAARMREFNVTIVSATINLGAPFSEMIALRGLVPLYLTINQRLPFFDNTLDMIHTTRFLDGWIDFVLLDFILYDWDRVLRPGGLLWIDSFFCLKEDLDDYIKAFRMLRYKKHKWAVVPKLDKDDREVFFSAVLEKPPRPFR